The following proteins are encoded in a genomic region of Streptomyces lunaelactis:
- a CDS encoding ATP-binding protein — MLAESPLIQSMRTAVAAAPDDVLLRLHLAELLLNAGHTDAAVAEVAVTLQHAPCDVQARELMARAMGAPAVGPGEAMAAAPPPAASTTAPPRASAPEQPPAPAPRSTVGFDWKAAENQVGDVVPPRFTEAPLAVDGNGDPGDAAAWDVELPGTVRLADVGGMPEVKERLEAAFLAPLRNPELRRLYGKSLRGGLLLYGPPGCGKTFIARAVAGELGASFLSVSVNDVLDMWIGNSERNMHEVFQTARRQAPCVVFLDEVDALGGKRSRTQSNGMRNTVNQLLTELDGIDAGANEGVFVLAATNVPWDVDIALRRPGRLDRTLLVLPPDGPAREAILRYHLRDRPIENVDLSKLLKATDGLSGADLAHLCEGAAEYALLDSARTGTVRMIGMKDMLAAAGQIAPSTEPWFAAARNVAMYANEGGMYDDLVAYLKKKRKL; from the coding sequence ATGCTGGCGGAATCTCCTCTGATACAGAGCATGCGTACGGCCGTTGCGGCCGCGCCCGACGACGTGCTCCTACGTCTGCACCTGGCCGAGCTGTTGCTGAATGCGGGGCACACCGACGCCGCGGTGGCTGAGGTGGCCGTGACACTGCAGCACGCGCCCTGTGATGTCCAGGCGCGCGAGTTGATGGCCCGGGCCATGGGCGCGCCGGCGGTCGGGCCCGGTGAAGCCATGGCTGCCGCACCGCCCCCGGCCGCCTCAACCACCGCACCGCCGCGAGCCTCGGCGCCCGAGCAGCCTCCGGCCCCCGCCCCTCGATCCACCGTGGGCTTCGACTGGAAGGCCGCCGAGAACCAGGTCGGCGATGTCGTGCCGCCCCGGTTCACGGAGGCGCCGCTCGCCGTGGACGGCAACGGCGATCCCGGTGATGCCGCCGCCTGGGACGTGGAGCTGCCCGGTACCGTCCGCCTCGCCGATGTGGGCGGTATGCCGGAGGTCAAGGAGCGTCTGGAGGCCGCATTTCTGGCACCGCTGCGCAATCCGGAGCTGCGCCGCCTGTACGGCAAGAGTCTGCGCGGCGGTCTTCTGCTCTACGGGCCGCCTGGTTGCGGCAAGACCTTCATCGCGCGGGCCGTCGCCGGTGAGCTCGGTGCGAGTTTCCTGTCCGTGTCGGTCAACGACGTGCTCGACATGTGGATCGGCAACTCCGAGCGCAACATGCACGAGGTCTTCCAGACCGCCCGCCGCCAGGCCCCGTGCGTGGTGTTCCTGGATGAGGTGGACGCGCTCGGCGGCAAGCGCAGCCGCACCCAGAGCAACGGGATGCGCAACACCGTCAATCAGCTACTGACCGAGCTGGACGGCATCGACGCGGGTGCGAACGAAGGCGTGTTCGTGCTCGCCGCGACCAACGTGCCCTGGGATGTGGACATTGCCCTGCGCCGCCCCGGCCGACTGGACCGGACCTTGCTGGTGCTGCCGCCCGACGGCCCGGCTCGGGAGGCGATCCTCCGCTATCACCTGCGCGACAGGCCCATCGAGAATGTCGACTTGAGCAAGCTGCTCAAAGCCACCGACGGCCTGTCCGGCGCCGATCTGGCCCACTTGTGCGAGGGCGCGGCCGAGTACGCGCTGCTGGATTCGGCCCGCACCGGCACCGTGCGCATGATCGGCATGAAGGACATGCTGGCCGCGGCCGGGCAGATCGCGCCCTCGACCGAGCCGTGGTTCGCGGCCGCCCGCAACGTGGCGATGTACGCGAACGAGGGCGGGATGTACGACGACCTGGTGGCCTATCTGAAGAAGAAGCGGAAGCTGTGA
- a CDS encoding glycoside hydrolase family 15 protein: protein MAALIEDYALIGDMQTAALIARDGSVDWFCLPRFDSPAVFAGLLGTEEHGFWRLAPAGLADGAGAATRRRYRGDSLVLESEWDTPEGTVRLIDFMPPRGAGRGRPDAAPCLVRMVEGVSGRVRMSSALRMRFSYGRIVPWVQREHGPGGRDRLVAVAGPDALWLDADVDTYGSDLTTHAAFSVGAGERVTLTLSWQPSHGDAPPRPNAAQLLADTENFWSRWTGQCSYSGPWREAVVRSLITLKALTYAPTGGIVAAPTTSLPEEIGGVRNWDYRYAWLRDAAMTLTALLRTGYHEEARRWREWLLRAVAGDAQNLQIMYGVAGERELPEAELPWLPGYEKSGPVRIGNGAANQLQLDVYGEVVDALWLGQTSGLSRDDSTHILQMKLMNHLESNWREPDEGIWEVRGPRRDFVHSKVMAWVAADRTVRRLSRLPLEGPVQRWRALRDEIHRDVCAHGYDPERNTFTQYYGSRELDASLLLIPQMGFLPPSDPRVVGTIEAVQRELCDDGFVRRYPVPDGGSDTLGGDGLRGGEGVFLACSFWLAHDLALIGRGAEARRLFERLLALRTDLGLLAEEWDTRRGRLVGNFPQAFSHVPLIDTALRLS, encoded by the coding sequence GTGGCTGCGCTCATCGAGGACTATGCACTGATCGGGGACATGCAGACCGCCGCCCTGATCGCCAGGGACGGTTCGGTCGACTGGTTCTGTCTGCCGCGCTTCGACTCGCCCGCGGTCTTCGCCGGGCTGCTCGGCACCGAGGAACACGGCTTCTGGCGGCTGGCCCCGGCGGGCCTCGCCGACGGCGCGGGAGCCGCCACCCGCCGCCGCTACCGCGGTGACTCACTTGTCCTGGAATCGGAGTGGGACACCCCCGAAGGAACGGTTCGGCTGATTGATTTCATGCCGCCCAGAGGCGCGGGCCGGGGTCGGCCGGATGCCGCACCCTGTCTCGTACGAATGGTGGAGGGCGTCTCAGGGCGGGTCCGCATGAGTTCCGCACTGCGGATGCGCTTCAGCTACGGCCGGATCGTCCCCTGGGTGCAGCGCGAGCACGGACCCGGCGGCCGCGACCGGCTGGTCGCCGTGGCCGGTCCCGACGCGCTCTGGCTGGACGCCGACGTCGACACCTACGGCAGCGATCTGACCACCCACGCGGCGTTCAGCGTCGGCGCGGGCGAGCGCGTCACCCTCACCCTGAGCTGGCAGCCCTCCCACGGCGACGCGCCGCCCCGGCCCAACGCCGCCCAACTCCTCGCCGACACCGAGAACTTCTGGTCCCGGTGGACCGGCCAGTGCAGCTACTCCGGCCCCTGGCGGGAAGCCGTCGTCCGCTCGCTGATCACCCTCAAGGCGCTCACCTACGCGCCCACCGGCGGAATCGTCGCCGCTCCCACCACCTCACTGCCCGAGGAGATCGGCGGCGTACGCAACTGGGACTACCGCTACGCCTGGCTGCGCGACGCCGCCATGACGCTCACCGCCCTGCTGCGCACCGGCTACCACGAGGAGGCACGCCGCTGGCGCGAATGGCTGCTGCGGGCCGTGGCCGGGGACGCGCAGAACCTCCAGATCATGTACGGAGTGGCGGGCGAGCGCGAGCTGCCGGAGGCCGAACTGCCCTGGCTGCCCGGCTACGAGAAGTCGGGCCCGGTCCGGATCGGCAACGGCGCCGCCAACCAGCTCCAGCTCGATGTGTACGGCGAGGTCGTGGACGCCCTCTGGCTGGGCCAGACCTCCGGGCTCTCCCGCGACGACAGCACCCACATCCTCCAGATGAAGCTCATGAACCACCTCGAGTCCAACTGGCGCGAGCCCGACGAGGGCATCTGGGAAGTGCGCGGCCCACGCCGTGACTTCGTCCACTCCAAGGTGATGGCCTGGGTCGCCGCGGACCGCACCGTACGCAGACTCTCCAGGCTGCCGCTGGAGGGCCCGGTGCAGCGCTGGCGCGCGCTGCGCGACGAGATACACCGCGACGTCTGCGCCCACGGCTACGACCCCGAGCGCAACACCTTCACGCAGTACTACGGCTCGCGCGAGCTGGACGCCTCGCTGCTGCTCATCCCGCAGATGGGCTTTCTGCCGCCCTCCGACCCGCGCGTGGTGGGGACCATCGAGGCCGTCCAGCGGGAGCTGTGCGACGACGGCTTCGTACGCCGCTATCCGGTGCCCGACGGCGGCTCCGACACCCTCGGCGGTGATGGACTGCGCGGCGGCGAAGGGGTCTTCCTGGCCTGCTCCTTCTGGCTCGCGCACGATCTCGCACTGATCGGCCGCGGGGCGGAGGCACGCCGGCTGTTCGAGCGGCTGCTCGCGCTGCGTACCGATCTCGGTCTTCTGGCCGAGGAATGGGACACCCGGCGCGGCCGGCTGGTGGGAAATTTCCCGCAGGCATTCAGCCATGTGCCGCTGATAGACACCGCCTTGCGGCTGTCCTGA
- a CDS encoding fatty acyl-AMP ligase codes for MAAHRNFTELASHRASELARQEAYFCVRADQQGELESDVLSYGELGERAKRLASWLQERGSHGHRVLILQSDVREFMSSFLGCLYAGAVAVPAPAPVGSRQNVERVANIVRDASVSYILTDAAMASSVSQLLANIGHQEVACLATDRAEVGDADAWRMPDLFPDDVAFLQYTSGSVSEPKGVMVTHRNLLANQRAIQQAMRTTARSRVGGWLPFHHDMGLVGHLLHPLWLGGAGVLMPPMTFVKRPLRWLQMVDEYGITTGGGPNLAYDLCLRRIKDDQIAELDLSRWETAVNGAEPVRAETMDAFAERFAPAGFRKEAFYPCYGLAESTLLVTGGAPGRTADTRQVDAAELEHHRLRPASVGSPVRTLVSSGRPQGCEVAIVDPANCRRLPAGEVGEVWLRGESVARGYWNRPLENALAFRATTEDGEEGYLRTGDLGAMDGDQLYITGRMKDIMIVAGRNLYPQDIERSVQRVSALFGSSAAFAVESDRDHVVVVQEVRTGSGFEAELASLSAAVRMCVSKEFEVAAENVLLVRPGTVRRTTSGKLQRTAMRQLFLDGRIQPLHEVLHPDVRQLVSVGAGQEVPHGAGG; via the coding sequence ATGGCTGCACACCGGAACTTCACCGAACTCGCGTCGCACAGAGCGTCGGAACTCGCACGCCAGGAGGCCTATTTCTGCGTCCGTGCGGATCAGCAGGGCGAGCTGGAATCCGATGTGCTCAGCTACGGGGAACTCGGTGAACGGGCCAAGCGGCTCGCCTCCTGGCTCCAGGAGCGCGGATCGCACGGCCACCGGGTGCTCATCCTCCAGAGCGACGTACGGGAGTTCATGAGCAGCTTCCTGGGCTGTCTGTACGCCGGGGCCGTCGCCGTGCCCGCACCGGCCCCGGTCGGATCGCGGCAGAACGTCGAACGGGTCGCGAACATCGTCAGGGACGCCTCGGTCAGCTACATCCTGACCGATGCCGCGATGGCCTCGTCCGTCTCCCAGCTGCTGGCCAACATCGGCCACCAGGAGGTCGCCTGCCTGGCCACGGACCGCGCCGAGGTCGGCGACGCGGACGCCTGGCGGATGCCGGACCTGTTCCCCGACGACGTGGCCTTTCTGCAGTACACCTCCGGCTCGGTGAGCGAGCCCAAGGGCGTCATGGTCACCCATCGCAATCTGCTCGCCAACCAGCGCGCCATCCAGCAGGCCATGCGCACCACGGCGCGGTCCCGGGTGGGCGGCTGGCTGCCGTTCCACCACGACATGGGGCTCGTCGGTCATCTGCTGCACCCGCTGTGGCTCGGCGGCGCCGGAGTGCTGATGCCGCCGATGACCTTTGTGAAGCGCCCGTTGCGCTGGCTGCAGATGGTCGACGAGTACGGCATCACCACGGGCGGCGGCCCCAACCTGGCGTACGACCTGTGTCTGCGCCGGATCAAGGACGACCAGATAGCGGAGCTCGATCTCTCGCGCTGGGAGACGGCCGTGAACGGTGCCGAGCCGGTACGGGCCGAGACCATGGACGCCTTCGCCGAGCGCTTCGCGCCGGCCGGCTTCCGCAAGGAGGCCTTCTACCCCTGCTACGGACTCGCCGAGTCCACACTGCTGGTGACCGGGGGAGCGCCCGGGCGCACGGCCGACACGCGGCAGGTGGACGCCGCCGAACTCGAACACCACCGGCTGCGGCCCGCCTCGGTCGGCAGCCCCGTCAGGACGCTCGTCAGCTCCGGCAGGCCGCAGGGGTGCGAGGTGGCCATCGTCGACCCCGCGAACTGCAGAAGGCTTCCGGCGGGAGAGGTGGGCGAGGTCTGGCTGCGCGGCGAGAGCGTGGCCCGCGGCTACTGGAACCGCCCGCTGGAGAACGCCCTCGCCTTCAGGGCCACCACCGAGGACGGTGAGGAGGGCTATCTGCGTACCGGAGACCTCGGGGCCATGGACGGCGACCAGCTCTACATCACCGGGCGGATGAAGGACATCATGATCGTCGCGGGTCGCAATCTCTACCCGCAGGACATCGAACGCAGCGTCCAGCGCGTGAGCGCGCTCTTCGGCTCCAGCGCCGCCTTCGCCGTCGAGTCCGACCGCGACCATGTCGTCGTCGTCCAGGAGGTGCGCACCGGCTCCGGCTTCGAGGCCGAACTGGCCTCGCTCTCCGCCGCGGTACGGATGTGCGTCTCCAAGGAGTTCGAGGTCGCCGCCGAGAACGTGCTGCTGGTGCGGCCCGGCACCGTACGGCGCACCACCAGCGGAAAGCTTCAGCGCACCGCCATGCGGCAGCTCTTCCTCGACGGACGGATACAGCCGCTGCACGAGGTGCTGCACCCGGATGTCCGCCAGTTGGTCTCGGTGGGTGCGGGGCAGGAAGTCCCCCACGGAGCCGGCGGATGA
- a CDS encoding helix-turn-helix domain-containing protein, with product MTDGFLVPGRTATGPLAASIARVAELVGKLGLSHGEIFDVDQLSEASGVPADVVGALLDGHPAGEPDLQTRFLQRFDLLRSTRLKPNGRRYTQQEIADGAGMSRQQAGALINGDRRPTMEHCDAIQRFFEVHAGFLTADDADALNGALQRTEQKLLHDYTGESDPLERLLQDHGVRGIAWRAAQLPTDKHRDKVTEWLDMLLESVKPTEP from the coding sequence GTGACAGACGGCTTCTTGGTTCCGGGCCGGACGGCCACAGGCCCGCTCGCGGCATCCATCGCCCGCGTCGCAGAACTCGTCGGCAAGCTCGGACTGAGCCACGGCGAGATCTTCGACGTGGACCAGCTCTCCGAGGCCTCCGGCGTCCCCGCCGACGTGGTCGGCGCGCTCCTCGACGGCCACCCGGCCGGCGAACCCGACCTTCAGACACGCTTTCTGCAACGCTTCGACCTGCTGCGCAGTACCCGGCTCAAGCCCAACGGCCGCCGGTACACCCAGCAGGAGATCGCCGACGGCGCGGGCATGTCGCGTCAGCAGGCCGGCGCGCTCATCAACGGCGACCGCCGGCCGACCATGGAGCACTGCGATGCGATTCAGAGGTTCTTCGAGGTCCACGCCGGATTTCTTACCGCGGACGACGCCGATGCGCTCAACGGCGCGCTGCAGCGTACGGAACAGAAACTGCTGCACGACTACACCGGCGAGAGCGACCCGCTGGAGCGGCTGCTGCAGGACCATGGCGTACGGGGCATCGCCTGGCGGGCGGCCCAACTGCCCACCGACAAACACCGGGACAAGGTCACCGAGTGGCTCGACATGCTCCTGGAGAGCGTCAAGCCGACAGAACCCTGA
- a CDS encoding ROK family protein, with the protein MNGNHTRNHTPLEPKADRETVRRHNLSLVLRAVRDEGEVTRAGVSARVGLTRAAVSSLVEQLMESGFLSESGKTFSGQAGRPGTVLKVARTGVAGIGVEINVDYVSVCVVDLAGTDRVRLVEHLDNRGAAPAQVLGRAAGIAARALASAAEQDLRPVGAELALPGLISAGTVRQAPNLGWTRVAAEGPFAEALAALRPGLAALPVRSENEANLAALAELWFGGLGQVRSFLYLTGEIGVGGALVLDGELLSGAHGFAGEIGHVVVEADGPECRCGSRGCLEQYAGQSALLRAAGIDENAGAAGVAELERRAREGDERAVTALRQAGLMLGRVLSGAVNLFDPDAVVLGGIYRPLMPWLSPAAGGELAGRVVSGLWPEGSGRLRASSPAADAARGAAARVVQDVLADPVAYAVP; encoded by the coding sequence ATGAACGGCAACCACACGCGTAACCACACACCCCTTGAGCCCAAGGCCGACCGGGAGACTGTGCGACGGCACAATCTCAGCCTGGTGCTGCGGGCTGTCCGCGACGAGGGCGAGGTGACCCGGGCCGGGGTCTCGGCGCGGGTCGGGCTGACCCGCGCGGCGGTCTCCTCGCTGGTGGAGCAGTTGATGGAGAGCGGCTTCCTCTCCGAGTCCGGGAAGACGTTCAGCGGTCAGGCCGGCCGGCCCGGCACCGTACTGAAGGTGGCTCGTACCGGTGTCGCCGGCATCGGGGTCGAGATCAACGTCGACTATGTGTCGGTGTGTGTGGTGGATCTGGCGGGCACCGACCGGGTGCGGCTCGTCGAGCACCTCGACAACCGGGGTGCGGCGCCCGCCCAGGTGCTCGGCCGCGCCGCCGGGATCGCCGCCCGTGCGCTGGCGTCGGCCGCGGAGCAGGACCTGCGGCCGGTCGGCGCGGAGCTGGCGCTGCCGGGGCTGATATCGGCGGGAACGGTCCGCCAGGCGCCCAATCTCGGCTGGACCCGGGTCGCGGCCGAGGGCCCGTTCGCCGAGGCGCTCGCCGCCCTGCGGCCGGGCCTTGCCGCGCTGCCCGTGCGCTCGGAGAACGAGGCCAACCTGGCGGCGCTGGCCGAGCTGTGGTTCGGCGGTCTGGGCCAGGTGCGCAGCTTCCTGTATCTGACGGGCGAGATCGGGGTCGGCGGAGCGCTGGTCCTGGACGGTGAGCTGCTGAGTGGGGCGCACGGGTTCGCCGGGGAGATCGGCCATGTCGTGGTGGAGGCGGACGGGCCGGAGTGCCGCTGCGGTTCGCGGGGCTGTCTGGAGCAGTACGCCGGTCAGTCGGCGCTGCTGCGGGCCGCGGGCATCGACGAGAACGCCGGCGCGGCGGGCGTGGCGGAACTGGAGCGGCGGGCCCGGGAGGGCGACGAGCGCGCGGTGACTGCGCTCCGGCAGGCCGGGCTGATGCTGGGCCGGGTGCTGTCGGGCGCGGTGAACCTCTTCGACCCGGACGCGGTGGTGCTCGGCGGGATCTACCGCCCGCTGATGCCATGGCTGTCCCCGGCGGCGGGCGGCGAGCTGGCCGGCCGGGTGGTGTCGGGTCTGTGGCCCGAGGGCAGCGGCCGCCTGCGCGCCTCGTCCCCGGCGGCGGACGCGGCACGGGGCGCGGCGGCGCGGGTGGTCCAGGACGTCCTGGCGGACCCGGTGGCGTACGCGGTGCCCTGA
- a CDS encoding tetratricopeptide repeat protein, producing the protein MTTLHPTIEQAQGLIELERYDQARALLGQHLAEDPGDVRAWVKVGYCHLNTQRPQQALESAGQALELAPEDYGALILRAEALIRVPSRSWREAEPVLREAVRIDPHHWYGCAMLADAVWRMSVVRYAKATATQELQHHDVARLSGEAADLAVEAIRLGPEEVYPLEVARSIAGFSGKSAVADQLDRAILRLDPTHVEALARQTGKAADAPGVKAVQAADLYASGLAAAPDSDSMQRGLDQATYRMLRGMRWLALLCLGLAGVMTDLFAVEGEVQRELPLSLGQRLWYLVPVTAIWIVGALLRYRRRRTGVRLNVQSLMRRGRWARLVVAQAAWSMLCALLIAQVPWTDRLLPQVLFWAGLTPTFATIWFDRKKAR; encoded by the coding sequence GTGACCACACTGCACCCGACCATCGAACAGGCTCAAGGCCTCATCGAGCTCGAACGCTACGACCAGGCCAGGGCGCTGCTGGGGCAGCACCTCGCCGAAGACCCCGGGGACGTACGCGCCTGGGTCAAGGTCGGCTACTGCCACCTGAACACGCAGCGGCCACAGCAGGCACTGGAGTCTGCCGGCCAGGCGCTCGAACTCGCCCCCGAGGACTACGGCGCACTCATCCTGCGCGCCGAGGCGCTGATCCGCGTGCCCAGCAGGTCATGGCGCGAGGCCGAGCCCGTACTGCGCGAAGCGGTTCGCATCGACCCCCACCACTGGTACGGCTGTGCCATGCTCGCCGACGCCGTATGGCGCATGTCGGTGGTCCGTTACGCCAAGGCGACCGCCACCCAGGAGCTCCAGCACCACGACGTCGCCCGCCTCTCCGGCGAGGCGGCCGACTTGGCCGTGGAGGCGATACGCCTGGGCCCCGAGGAGGTCTACCCCCTCGAAGTCGCACGGTCGATCGCCGGCTTCTCGGGCAAGAGCGCCGTAGCCGACCAGCTCGACCGCGCCATCCTCCGACTCGACCCCACCCACGTCGAGGCCCTGGCCAGGCAGACCGGGAAGGCAGCCGACGCCCCGGGCGTCAAGGCTGTCCAGGCCGCCGACCTGTACGCCTCCGGGCTCGCCGCCGCACCGGACTCCGACTCGATGCAGCGCGGGCTCGACCAGGCCACGTACCGCATGTTGCGCGGCATGCGCTGGCTCGCCCTGCTCTGTCTCGGCCTCGCCGGAGTGATGACGGACCTGTTCGCCGTCGAGGGCGAGGTGCAGCGGGAGTTGCCGCTCTCGCTCGGCCAGCGCCTGTGGTACCTCGTGCCGGTGACCGCCATCTGGATCGTCGGCGCCCTGCTGCGCTACCGCCGAAGGCGCACCGGAGTCCGGCTCAATGTGCAGTCGCTGATGCGCCGCGGTCGGTGGGCCCGCCTCGTAGTGGCCCAGGCGGCCTGGTCCATGCTGTGCGCGTTGCTGATCGCCCAAGTCCCTTGGACCGACCGGCTGTTGCCCCAAGTGCTCTTCTGGGCAGGGCTCACGCCGACGTTCGCCACGATCTGGTTCGACCGGAAGAAGGCCCGCTGA
- a CDS encoding helix-turn-helix domain-containing protein, whose product MTHEAGVERPGVHGRRGCAGTARGAVRARRVTDVLRRRREELGLSVEDVAARLKISTGAYGSWERTPAQEWTDEKLCALVQALEMSDQQGGWLFRLAVDRDPPQPWKLPVGASVPVPPLGPARPSGPAFPSGPVRPYAPVAPALPVTPAEPLDPSAAAGPSDPETQSYLRDYAAMMDAVPLPSVLFDRRWDVAHANPAFEALFHGVGPHPTAMPGQNFLRFVLFHPDAGMVLADRETSWCLPLLAQLESALESYDGDRVLQAIRGDIAEDPIMDAAYRCGLSHWMRDAGAAAVHHDGAVRPLNHPDPRWGRTECRIVDETPASLQDRGFTRMTLVLREARVAEPLLRRGKSHLRAVSSG is encoded by the coding sequence ATGACACATGAGGCAGGCGTGGAACGGCCTGGTGTCCATGGGCGGCGAGGGTGTGCCGGGACCGCGCGTGGCGCGGTGCGGGCGAGGCGGGTCACCGATGTGCTCCGGCGGCGCCGGGAGGAACTCGGCCTGAGCGTGGAGGACGTGGCCGCGCGGCTGAAGATCAGCACGGGCGCGTACGGCAGCTGGGAGCGGACCCCTGCCCAGGAGTGGACCGACGAGAAGCTCTGCGCTCTCGTCCAGGCCCTCGAGATGAGCGACCAGCAGGGGGGCTGGCTCTTCCGTCTCGCCGTCGACCGTGATCCGCCCCAGCCCTGGAAGCTGCCTGTGGGAGCGTCGGTGCCGGTGCCTCCGCTGGGCCCCGCGCGCCCGTCCGGGCCCGCCTTTCCGTCCGGGCCCGTGCGTCCGTACGCCCCCGTGGCTCCGGCGCTGCCGGTGACCCCGGCCGAGCCGCTGGATCCGTCGGCGGCCGCGGGCCCTTCCGACCCCGAGACACAGTCCTACCTGCGCGACTACGCCGCGATGATGGACGCCGTACCGCTGCCCTCCGTGCTTTTCGACCGGCGCTGGGACGTCGCGCACGCCAACCCTGCCTTCGAGGCGCTGTTCCATGGCGTCGGGCCGCATCCCACGGCGATGCCGGGCCAGAACTTCCTGCGGTTCGTGCTGTTCCACCCGGACGCGGGAATGGTGCTCGCCGACCGCGAGACGAGCTGGTGCCTGCCCCTGCTCGCGCAGTTGGAATCAGCTCTGGAGAGTTACGACGGAGACCGAGTTCTTCAGGCCATTCGCGGCGACATCGCCGAGGACCCGATCATGGACGCCGCCTACCGGTGCGGACTGTCGCACTGGATGCGCGACGCGGGGGCGGCCGCCGTCCATCACGACGGGGCCGTACGACCGCTGAATCACCCCGATCCGCGGTGGGGGCGTACCGAGTGCCGGATTGTCGACGAGACTCCCGCGAGCCTTCAGGACAGAGGGTTCACCCGGATGACGCTGGTGCTGCGTGAGGCCCGGGTCGCCGAACCGCTGCTGCGGCGGGGCAAGTCGCATCTGAGGGCCGTCTCCAGCGGCTGA
- a CDS encoding toxin-antitoxin system, toxin component, with protein MRRLCGELIAGIDLPAPADPADLYAALCAGMSRRRGRPVRFRTASFPPGTASGLWLDMTDQDLIVIEERTAPDHQLVILGHELWHMKAGHCTHHVDGAAVAARLLSAEADLQATVLKVAARTGFDQSEENEAESFGLLLSSKCRSWLAGSTGRGPLRRDGLAGRIEASLGYRGPQG; from the coding sequence ATGCGCCGGCTGTGCGGCGAGCTGATCGCCGGAATCGATCTGCCCGCCCCGGCGGACCCCGCCGATCTCTATGCCGCCCTGTGCGCGGGAATGAGCAGGCGCCGCGGCAGGCCCGTCCGGTTCCGCACCGCCTCGTTCCCGCCCGGCACGGCCAGCGGTCTCTGGCTCGACATGACGGACCAGGACCTGATCGTCATCGAGGAGCGCACCGCCCCGGACCACCAACTGGTCATTCTCGGCCATGAGCTCTGGCACATGAAGGCCGGGCACTGCACGCATCACGTCGACGGCGCGGCCGTCGCCGCGCGGCTGCTCTCGGCCGAGGCCGACCTCCAGGCGACCGTGCTGAAGGTCGCGGCCAGAACCGGCTTCGACCAGTCCGAGGAGAACGAGGCGGAGAGCTTCGGTCTGCTGCTCAGCAGCAAGTGCCGTTCCTGGCTTGCCGGTTCGACCGGCCGGGGCCCCCTGCGGCGGGACGGACTCGCCGGACGGATCGAGGCGTCCTTGGGATACCGCGGGCCACAGGGCTGA